The following coding sequences are from one Capsicum annuum cultivar UCD-10X-F1 chromosome 3, UCD10Xv1.1, whole genome shotgun sequence window:
- the LOC107864500 gene encoding protein NO VEIN isoform X2 → MLQFYKARKKNKVTKLFSSYPYCGLLQVAVASIKRGMWDSLYDKFQTFQHCGVTNRGAENCADSICIDVESPERDATDLPEKACESGITVEDIVGKIITYFEDDDNTLSTASSYHEKFFFLLNKFHTLESWLTTQFAVKNFESLGYGDIWHFLEKNMHLFSHTLPRCLTDEMHEKPPLEPPSMLDYQFDLLLSQASQCLWENEKVDKRRISELLMRQFPLICLNVAGSDLMIDIENFMNAKKGNMTLKSVIFSETLLKGSAMDKHKEYISKETGMEEDVGHGDWILMSKDAMKVLVNAPMLIDLKLWSHWDMVFAPSLGSLVDWLLKDVKTEELLCLVTTCGKVVRVDHSVTIESFENVLLQGNPFDTAVKLVSLLVLYGGEKNVPNSLLKCHARKAFEVLIKNYEEMKSHDIQDSLKHATSLCRQLVHDETTSTMNWKLLRRDRVGKIAPLASRFILDCLGYLPVEFCHFAADILLAGVQPFVKDAPLAILAECERIEQRLMLHRVGMSLGIVEWVEDKHKLSACSATNLLMSSGSSCLKVAELDFSKDSIFMEEVATKYPSSGNEISLSQDPTWKNENRDASCSAGIISHVPLDNSDEGAKQHSYELESSAARVIESIQQEEFGLQPDLPLVENAILKKQHARLGRALHCLSQELYSQDSHFILELVQNADDNIYTKDVEPTLTFILQDKGIIVLNNERGFSADNIRALCDVGNSTKKGRNAGYIGKKGIGFKSVFRVTDAPEIHSNGFHIKFDITNGQIGFVLPTVVPPCDIDFYSRLASSGSDCNFWNTCIVLPFRSNLLERSGEENIMSMFADLHPSLLLFLHRLHCIKFRNMVSDSIVVMRKEVVGSGIIKISFGEEKLTCFVVSEKLQADTIRPDSPTTEISIAFTLQETLDGSYNPHLDQQPVFSFLPLRKYGLKFILQGDFVLPSSREEVDGDSPWNQWLLSEFPSLFVSAARSFCDLPRFKDNPAKAVTAYMSFVPLVGEVHGFFSSLPWMILSRLRTSNCLIIEGMANEWVPPCKVLRNWTQEARKLLPDNLLRKHLGVGFLHKDIVLPDLLARALGIEEYGLKVLLQVITSLCSSDDVLKSMGSEWLCGWLNAVYTMLSNGNNSADFGIESHLMKDLKNIPFIPLSDGKYGSPDEGTIWLHIDSMGTATNDEHALETFSILYSTLRTVSPTLLSAAATLGTSCSESSILDNVTRMLYRVGVQRLSAHQIVKMHILPFICRDQNGQGHRETMTEYLAFLMFHLQSSCPDCRSERDQIIREVRDNAFILTNHGCKCPVKFPIHFGKEFENPIDMGKLLHALDFEWHEIEDIYLKHPINKLLSEGVLKWRQFFQEIGITDFVRVLQVEKNISDICSVHMNAAWDKDVISRGSIAKDWVSEELVDLLSRLSSTRDKEKSKYLLEVLDSLWDANFSDKVTGFYFTPTGEKKSFDSSFSRILRDVQWLASSMDNELHCPRELFHDCEAVRSIFGDNARYSIPKVRSEKLLTALDLKTQVTADDALAILKIWRAKVPLSASLSQMSKFYTFIWSRMNTSERKLVEELCNGPFVFVPCKLVASHEDVVPGVFLSSKEVFWHDTTGSIDLVKMVCPEFDPHSAQHPFTKMLCSAYPALHDFFVKECGVDELPHFHGYLQILLQLSAAALPSQGAKNVFHIFLKWVDELNLGSLRSEDISFLKEGLLTKDYLVLPTVEDKWVSLHPSFGLVCWCDDDKLRKEFQYFDNIKFLYFGQLNDDEKEILRTKVSVFMDKLNIPSISKLVTREAIFDGPTDSCFIMSMINWALPYAQRYIYNIHPDKYLQLRQSGFQNLRCLQIVVVEKLFYRNVIRSSRIASKKQFECSCLLEGDILYATHESDSHSIFMEISRLLSSGTPNLHLANFLHMITTMAESGSNEEQTEFFILNSQKMPKLPVGESVWSLTNVPLSTYVETRLMNTSITIDEKNSVTIKRRPGISSSWPPADWKTAPGFHQPSAFAARIRAASFIESKKVTVTVEESVMETCTPAPSDMTCVENMDNDPASAAVVLGSQDADHACHVLVPGTMNEASGSPHPMTEPHDLNCNPSGVTERDQLYVGTNGSDAQKETGRLGEYFAFKYFVEKFGEPFVKWVNEANESGLPYDLVVGDDEYIEIKATRSATKNWFHITSREWQFAIEKGESFSIAHVVLSPNNTAIVTVYKNPFRLYQLGKLQLALLISKV, encoded by the exons ATGCTTCAGTTCTACAAGGcaaggaagaaaaataaagtgacaaaattattttcatcatatCCATATTGTGGGTTGCTTCAAGTTGCT GTTGCATCTATTAAACGTGGAATGTGGGACAGTTTGTATGATAAGTTCCAAACATTTCAGCACTGTGGAGTGACCAACAGAGGCGCTGAAAATTGTGCTGATTCCATATGCATTGATGTTGAATCACCTGAAAGGGATGCTACCGATCTTCCCGAGAAGGCGTGCGAAAGTG GTATCACCGTTGAGGACATAGTTGGTAAAATTATTAcatattttgaggatgatgatAATACCTTGTCCACTGCAAGTTCATACCATGAGAAGTTCTTCTTCCTCTTGAATAAATTTCACACGCTTGAATCTTGGTTGACAACACAGTTCGCCGTGAAGAATTTTGAATCACTTGGTTATGGGGATATCTGGCATTTCCTGGAGAAAAATATGCATCTGTTTAGTCATACTTTACCAAGGTGCTTAACAGATGAAATGCACGAGAAGCCTCCTCTGGAACCACCTTCAATGCTTGATTATCAGTTTGATCTGTTGTTATCACAGGCTTCACAATGCTTATGGGAGAATGAAAAAGTAGACAAGCGAAGGATTTCGGAATTATTAATGAGACAATTCCCTTTAATCTGTTTAAATGTAGCTGGAAGTGACttaatgatagatatagagaaTTTTATGAATGCAAAGAAAGGCAATATGACTTTAAAATCTGTCATATTCTCTGAAACATTGCTCAAGGGATCTGCAATGGATAAGCATAAAGAATATATATCAAAGGAAACAGGTATGGAGGAGGATGTAGGACATGGAGATTGGATACTGATGTCCAAAGATGCCATGAAGGTCTTGGTCAATGCTCCAATGTTGATAGATCTGAAATTGTGGTCACACTGGGACATGGTCTTTGCTCCTTCTCTTGGTTCTCTTGTGGATTGGCTGTTGAAAGATGTCAAAACCGAAGAGTTATTGTGTTTGGTAACCACATGTGGGAAAGTTGTCCGTGTTGATCATTCAGTCACTATTGAGTCTTTCGAAAACGTACTCCTGCAAGGAAATCCTTTTGATACGGCTGTCAAACTAGTATCTTTGTTGGTCTTGTACGGTGGTGAAAAAAATGTTCCTAATTCACTCTTAAAATGCCATGCACGCAAGGCAtttgaagttttaattaaaaattatgaggAGATGAAGTCACATGACATTCAGGACTCACTCAAGCATGCCACATCTCTATGCAGACAGCTCGTACATGATGAAACTACATCGACTATGAACTGGAAATTACTGAGGAGGGATAGGGTTGGTAAAATTGCGCCTTTGGCATCGAGGTTTATTCTTGACTGTCTGGGCTATCTGCCGGTTGAGTTTTGCCATTTTGCTGCAGACATCTTGCTTGCAGGGGTGCAGCCTTTTGTTAAAGATGCTCCTTTGGCTATCTTAGCTGAATGTGAACGGATAGAGCAACGTCTTATGCTTCATCGAGTTGGAATGTCTCTGGGCATAGTGGAATGGGTTGAAGATAAACACAAATTGAGTGCCTGTTCTGCCACTAACTTGTTAATGTCTTCTGGATCATCATGCTTGAAAGTCGCAGAGCTTGATTTCAGCAAAGACTCCATCTTTATGGAAGAAGTAGCAACCAAATATCCCTCTTCTGGAAACGAGATTAGCCTCTCCCAAGATCCAACGTGGAAAAACGAAAATCGAGATGCCAGTTGCTCTGCAGGCATTATATCTCATGTTCCTCTTGATAATTCGGATGAAGGTGCCAAACAGCATTCTTATGAGCTTGAGAGTTCCGCTGCCAGAGTTATTGAATCTATTCAGCAAGAAGAATTTGGTCTGCAGCCTGATCTTCCACTAGTTGAAAATGCAATATTGAAGAAGCAACATGCTCGCTTGGGAAGAGCACTCCATTGTCTATCACAGGAGTTATATTCTCAAGATTCACATTTTATTCTAGAGCTG GTTCAGAATGCTGATGATAATATCTATACCAAGGATGTCGAACCCACTTTGACTTTCATTCTTCAGGATAAAGGCATTATAGTTCTAAACAATGAACGTGGCTTTTCGGCTGACAACATCAGAGCACTCTGTGATGTTGGCAACTCTACTAAGAAAGGACGTAATGCTGGATATATTGGGAAGAAGGGAATCGGTTTCAAATCTGTGTTTCGG GTCACTGATGCTCCAGAAATTCATTCCAATGGCTTCCATATTAAGTTTGATATAACTAATGGCCAGATAGGTTTTGTTTTGCCAACTGTTGTTCCTCCTTGTGACATTGACTTCTATTCCAGATTGGCCTCTTCAGGTTCTGATTGCAATTTTTGGAACACATGCATAGTGCTTCCCTTCAGATCAAACCTCTTGGAAAGGTCCGGCGAAGAGAACATTATGTCAATGTTTGCTGATCTTCACCCATCTTTATTGCTTTTTCTTCATCGACTTCACTGTATCAAATTTCGAAATATGGTTAGCGATTCAATTGTTGTTATGAGGAAAGAAGTTGTGGGAAGCGGTATTATTAAGATTTCTTTTGGAGAGGAGAAATTGACTTGTTTTGTGGTATCCGAGAAATTACAGGCTGACACTATTCGTCCTGATTCCCCAACAACAGAAATTTCCATAGCGTTTACATTGCAAGAAACGCTTGATGGAAGCTACAATCCACACCTGGACCAACAACCTGTTTTTTCATTCCTTCCTTTGAGAAAGTACGGTCTAAAGTTCATACTTCAGGGTGATTTTGTACTCCCTTCATCCAGGGAAGAAGTTGATGGGGATAGTCCTTGGAATCAGTGGTTGTTGTCAGAGTTCCCTAGCTTGTTTGTTAGTGCAGCGAGGTCATTTTGTGATCTTCCACGTTTTAAGGATAATCCAGCAAAAGCTGTTACAGCTTATATGAGCTTTGTTCCCCTTGTAGGGGAGGTTCATGGTTTCTTTTCAAGTCTTCCTTGGATGATTCTTTCTAGATTACGCACGTCAAACTGCTTGATAATAGAAGGTATGGCAAATGAATGGGTTCCTCCATGCAAAGTCTTGAGAAATTGGACCCAAGAGGCTCGTAAACTTTTACCTGATAACTTGCTTCGCAAGCATCTTGGTGTTGGTTTCTTGCATAAAGATATAGTTCTACCAGATCTGTTAGCTAGAGCTCTTGGAATTGAAGAATATGGACTCAAAGTTCTTCTTCAGGTTATAACTTCTTTATGCTCTTCGGATGATGTTCTAAAGTcaatgggttcagaatggttatGTGGGTGGTTAAACGCTGTTTATACAATGTTGTCAAATGGGAATAACTCAGCAGACTTCGGGATTGAATCACATCTCATGAAGGACCTCAAGAATATCCCGTTTATTCCCCTTTCAGATGGTAAATATGGATCACCTGATGAAGGTACAATTTGGTTGCATATTGATTCAATGGGAACTGCAACTAATGATGAGCATGCCCTAGAAACCTTCTCAATATTGTATTCTACTCTTAGAACTGTGAGTCCCACTCTACTTTCTGCCGCTGCCACTCTTGGCACATCATGCTCTGAATCATCAATATTAGATAATGTTACCAGGATGCTGTACAGAGTTGGTGTCCAACGTTTATCGGCACATCAAATAGTAAAAATGCACATTCTACCATTTATTTGCAGAGATCAAAATGGACAAGGACATAGAGAAACAATGACAGAGTATCTTGCCTTCTTGATGTTCCACTTACAATCAAGTTGCCCCGACTGTCGATCTGAGAGAGACCAAATTATCAGAGAAGTGCGTGACAATGCTTTTATATTAACAAATCATGGTTGCAAGTGTCCCGTCAAGTTTCCTATCCATTTCGGCAAAGAATTTGAAAATCCCATTGATATGGGTAAATTACTCCATGCATTAGATTTTGAGTGGCATGAAATTGAGGATATCTATTTAAAGCATCCAATCAACAAGTTGTTATCTGAAGGTGTGTTAAAGTGGAGACAGTTTTTCCAGGAAATTGGGATCACTGATTTTGTACGAGTTCTTCAGGTTGAGAAAAATATTTCCGATATATGCTCTGTTCACATGAACGCAGCATGGGATAAAGATGTGATTTCCAGAGGATCAATTGCAAAAGATTGGGTTTCTGAAGAGTTGGTTGATTTGCTGTCACGATTATCTTCAACACGTGACAAGGAAAAAAGCAAGTACCTCTTGGAGGTGCTCGATAGTTTGTGGGACGCTAATTTTAGTGATAAGGTTACTGGCTTCTATTTCACTCCCACTggagaaaaaaaatcatttgattCGTCATTCTCCAGAATCCTCCGTGATGTTCAATGGCTAGCGTCGAGTATGGATAATGAGCTTCACTGTCCGAGGGAGTTATTCCATGATTGTGAGGCTGTGCGCTCAATTTTTGGTGACAATGCTCGCTATTCCATTCCAAAG GTGAGAAGCGAAAAGTTGTTAACAGCTCTTGATTTGAAAACACAAGTTACAGCTGATGATGCTTTAGCAATTCTCAAAATTTGGAGGGCTAAAGTGCCTTTGAGTGCTAG TTTGTCACAAATGTCAAAGTTCTACACTTTCATCTGGAGTAGGATGAATACTTCTGAGAGAAAACTTGTGGAAGAGTTATGTAATGGACCTTTTGTGTTTGTCCCTTGTAAGCTGGTTGCTTCACATGAAGATGTTGTACCTGGTGTTTTCTTGTCATCTAAAGAAGTCTTTTGGCATGATACAACTGGTTCGATCGACCTAGTGAAGATGGTCTGCCCGGAGTTTGACCCACATTCAGCTCAGCACCCCTTCACGAAAATGTTATGTAGCGCCTATCCGGCCCTTCACGACTTCTTTGTGAAAGAGTGTGGAGTGGATGAGCTTCCTCATTTTCATGGATACCTTCAAATATTGCTGCAGTTGTCAGCTGCTGCTTTACCTTCACAAGGAGCTAAGAAT GTATTCCATATATTTCTCAAGTGGGTTGACGAGCTAAATTTAGGATCTTTGAGATCTGAAGATATTAGTTTCTTGAAGGAAGGTCTGTTGACAAAGGATTATCTGGTTCTTCCAACTGTAGAAGATAAGTGGGTGTCTCTGCACCCATCATTTGGGCTCGTCTGTTGGTGTGATGATGATAAGTTGAGGAAGGAATTCCAGTATTTTGACAATATTAAGTTTCTCTACTTTGGGCAACTTAATGATGATGAAAAAGAGATTCTCCGAACAAAAGTTTCAGTGTTCATGGACAAATTAAATATTCCTTCTATATCAAAG CTTGTAACGCGTGAAGCAATATTTGATGGTCCAACAGACTCTTGCTTTATAATGTCAATGATTAACTGGGCTCTTCCATATGCTCAAcgatatatatataacattcaTCCGGACAAGTATTTGCAGCTGAGACAGTCTGGATTTCAGAACCTGAGATGTCTACAGATTGTTGTCGTAGAAAAGTTGTTCTACAGGAATGTTATAAGAAGTTCCCGCATAGCATCGAAGAAACAGTTTGAGTGCAGTTGTCTGCTAGAG GGAGACATCTTGTATGCCACTCATGAATCAGATTCTCACTCAATATTCATGGAGATTTCTCGTTTGTTATCTTCTGGAACTCCCAACTTGCATTTGGCGAACTTTCTTCATATGATCACAACTATGGCGGAATCAGGTTCCAATGAAGAGCAAACTGAGTTTTTCATTTTGAATAGCCAGAAAATGCCCAAGCTTCCTGTCGGTGAATCTGTTTGGTCGCTCACAAATGTTCCATTGTCAACTTATGTTGAGACGCGGCTGATGAATACTTCCATAACAATTGATGAGAAAAACTCCGTGACAATCAAGAGGAGACCAGGAATCAGCTCAAGCTGGCCACCTGCTGACTGGAAAACAGCTCCTGGTTTTCATCAACCTAGTGCATTTGCCGCGAGAATAAGGGCAGCCAGTTTCATCGAATCGAAAAAGGTGACTGTAACTGTGGAAGAAAGTGTAATGGAAACATGTACACCGGCTCCATCTGATATGACTTGTGTGGAGAATATGGACAACGATCCAGCATCAGCTGCAGTTGTGTTAGGTTCACAAGATGCTGATCATGCATGTCATGTGCTCGTTCCTGGTACCATGAACGAGGCATCCGGTTCTCCTCATCCCATGACTGAACCACATGACTTAAATTGTAACCCATCTGGTGTGACAGAAAGAGATCAGCTGTATGTAGGCACAAATGGCAGTGACGCTCAAAAGGAAACTGGCAGACTTGGAGAGTATTTTGCTTTCAAGTACTTTGTGGAGAAGTTCGGTGAGCCTTTTGTGAAATGGGTCAATGAAGCCAATGAATCGGGGCTTCCCTATGACCTTGTCGTGGGAGATGACGAATATATCGAAATAAAGGCAACTAGATCGGCAACAAAGAATTGGTTCCACATCACCTCAAGGGAGTGGCAATTTGCAATTGAAAAAGGTGAATCTTTTAGCATTGCTCATGTTGTCTTATCGCCCAATAACACCGCAATAGTGACAGTATACAAAAATCCATTCAGACTCTATCAGCTTGGTAAACTTCAGTTAGCTCTCCTAATATCCAAGGTATGA